In one window of Sulfitobacter noctilucicola DNA:
- a CDS encoding cation transporter translates to MSGCCGHDTKFDGVSDDYKRRLWIVIALNATMFAVEMTAGHLAKSQALQADALDFAGDAMTYGISLAVIGASLRARTNAALFKGFSLLLMGLWVFGSTGYRIFYVGVPTAEIMGVVGFLALLTNLASVVLLARYKDGDANVRSVWLCSRNDAIGNVAVMFAALGVWGTATGWPDLIVATIMAGLFLSSAFQIVRQALAERREIIDHEHAEA, encoded by the coding sequence ATGTCAGGTTGCTGCGGACACGACACCAAATTTGACGGCGTATCAGACGATTACAAGCGAAGGCTTTGGATCGTCATTGCATTGAACGCGACGATGTTCGCAGTTGAAATGACGGCTGGCCATCTGGCGAAGTCACAGGCGTTGCAAGCCGACGCTCTCGACTTTGCGGGTGATGCAATGACCTATGGCATTTCTCTGGCCGTCATTGGTGCCTCTCTTCGCGCCCGTACCAATGCCGCACTTTTCAAGGGTTTTAGCCTGTTGCTGATGGGACTTTGGGTATTCGGATCGACCGGCTACCGCATCTTTTATGTCGGGGTTCCCACAGCCGAGATCATGGGTGTTGTTGGCTTTCTGGCATTGCTCACAAACCTTGCCAGTGTGGTCTTGCTGGCGCGCTACAAAGACGGTGACGCCAATGTGCGATCTGTCTGGCTATGCTCTCGCAATGACGCCATCGGCAACGTCGCCGTCATGTTCGCCGCCTTGGGCGTCTGGGGCACTGCAACGGGTTGGCCTGACCTGATCGTTGCAACAATCATGGCGGGGCTGTTTCTATCATCGGCTTTCCAGATCGTGCGGCAAGCCCTCGCAGAACGACGGGAAATAATCGACCACGAACACGCGGAGGCATGA
- a CDS encoding multicopper oxidase family protein codes for MTQPSRRTFLTGTASLAGAALLPKALFAGADLPVLRAAESTAQLAPAGYPRTPVWTYATEGAGTVPGPEIRVAAGSRVQHRLVNDLPQPTAVHWHGIRIENAMDGAAPLTQAPVPPGQSFDYDFVAPAPGTYWYHAHNRSTEQVARGLAGPLIVEDREPWLGEPGAASRELTLVLDDWLLDADAAIVEDRWDDLHAAAHGGRMGNTVTVNGNAYPELTLRPGERVRLRLINTATARIMQLDLPGLSPRLIALDGHPVPPRAMETILLGPAQRADVVIDAPLDPDWQTTLLLDPGNDEWVDIATFAVSGESLTPAKADVRPLPAWRTLPAPVLANPQRETLLMEGGAMRGMREAVYRGDTMDFRELASNGMVWAFNGIAHGMDAPMFRAALGRTVHLEMTNRSMFPHAIHLHGHHFEVLRRSGAFNMPGDVRDTVLIGADETLEIAFVADNPGVWMLHCHMLSHQASGMMGWFEVA; via the coding sequence ATGACACAACCTTCACGACGTACCTTTCTGACAGGTACCGCTTCACTGGCTGGGGCAGCATTGCTGCCGAAGGCACTGTTCGCGGGGGCGGACCTGCCGGTTCTACGGGCTGCTGAGTCCACAGCGCAGCTCGCCCCAGCCGGATACCCGCGCACGCCGGTCTGGACCTACGCGACAGAAGGCGCAGGAACGGTGCCCGGCCCCGAAATCCGCGTCGCCGCTGGAAGCCGGGTCCAGCACCGGCTGGTCAACGACCTGCCGCAACCGACCGCCGTTCATTGGCACGGTATCCGCATTGAAAATGCGATGGACGGGGCGGCCCCCCTGACGCAAGCACCGGTCCCACCAGGCCAAAGCTTTGACTATGATTTCGTGGCCCCCGCTCCCGGTACATACTGGTATCATGCCCACAATCGCAGCACGGAACAGGTCGCGCGCGGGCTGGCCGGTCCGTTGATTGTGGAAGACCGGGAACCGTGGCTTGGTGAGCCGGGCGCTGCGAGCCGCGAGCTGACGCTGGTTCTCGATGACTGGTTGCTCGATGCGGACGCCGCGATTGTCGAAGACAGGTGGGATGATCTTCATGCCGCTGCCCATGGCGGGCGCATGGGAAATACCGTGACGGTCAATGGCAATGCTTATCCGGAGCTCACCCTGCGACCCGGCGAACGGGTTCGGCTGCGCCTGATCAACACCGCCACGGCGCGGATCATGCAGCTGGATTTGCCAGGGCTGTCACCGCGCCTGATTGCCTTGGACGGGCATCCCGTTCCGCCACGCGCGATGGAAACGATCCTTCTTGGACCGGCTCAACGCGCGGACGTTGTGATTGACGCACCTCTGGACCCGGACTGGCAAACCACGCTTCTGCTTGATCCCGGAAACGATGAGTGGGTGGACATCGCGACTTTCGCCGTTTCCGGTGAATCGCTCACTCCGGCCAAGGCTGACGTAAGACCTCTGCCCGCTTGGCGCACGCTTCCGGCACCAGTTCTTGCCAATCCCCAACGCGAAACGCTGCTGATGGAAGGTGGCGCGATGCGGGGGATGCGCGAGGCTGTCTATCGCGGGGACACCATGGACTTCCGCGAGTTGGCGTCGAATGGTATGGTGTGGGCTTTCAACGGCATCGCGCATGGCATGGATGCGCCGATGTTCCGCGCCGCCTTAGGCAGGACGGTGCATCTGGAAATGACCAACCGCTCCATGTTCCCGCACGCCATCCATCTGCACGGGCATCATTTTGAGGTCTTGCGCCGCAGCGGCGCGTTCAACATGCCGGGCGATGTTCGGGATACGGTTCTGATCGGCGCAGACGAAACGTTGGAAATTGCTTTCGTTGCGGACAATCCCGGCGTCTGGATGCTGCACTGTCACATGCTCTCGCATCAGGCGTCAGGCATGATGGGCTGGTTCGAGGTCGCGTAG
- a CDS encoding CopD family protein, translated as MTGLAPIDGLAVLAIVAKAIGYGAVLLAIGGVLFSFIFAKRAEASVLRLARQLAVGAVLVGLAVLAIRFGIRAARISGMGFEGATDPMMLGFVWESPLGTAAIWRGFGELAILAVLVPRIGQWIALVGSLAVAISFAQVGHALGDPRMVLAVLLALHILAAAFWVGALIPLRRAALTPSGVDVLHHFGNVAAFGVAVLILAGTALSWLLSGSVTALFGTAYGLGLLLKVAIVAVLLGFAAFNKVRLVPALRAGKPGAAHALRRSISVEMLAVVLILLATATITSVTTPPVNL; from the coding sequence GTGACCGGACTGGCCCCAATCGACGGTCTTGCCGTCTTGGCCATTGTAGCCAAAGCGATTGGCTATGGCGCGGTTCTGCTCGCGATTGGGGGCGTCTTGTTTTCCTTCATCTTTGCGAAGCGCGCCGAGGCGTCTGTCCTGCGCCTTGCTAGGCAGCTTGCCGTCGGTGCGGTACTGGTTGGCCTGGCTGTGTTGGCTATACGTTTTGGCATTCGTGCCGCCCGCATATCTGGGATGGGATTTGAGGGCGCAACGGACCCGATGATGCTCGGGTTTGTTTGGGAAAGCCCACTTGGCACCGCCGCGATTTGGCGTGGATTTGGCGAACTTGCGATACTGGCGGTTTTGGTGCCTCGTATTGGGCAATGGATTGCTTTGGTGGGCAGCCTTGCCGTGGCCATATCTTTTGCTCAGGTGGGCCACGCTCTGGGTGATCCCAGGATGGTTCTTGCTGTCTTGCTTGCTCTTCACATTCTGGCCGCAGCTTTTTGGGTCGGTGCACTTATACCTTTGCGCCGCGCGGCGCTTACTCCCTCGGGCGTTGACGTGTTGCACCACTTTGGCAATGTCGCTGCTTTCGGAGTGGCCGTTCTGATCCTTGCAGGCACAGCGCTCTCCTGGCTCCTTTCAGGCTCCGTCACTGCATTATTTGGAACCGCCTATGGCTTAGGGCTTTTGCTCAAAGTCGCGATTGTTGCGGTACTTCTGGGCTTTGCGGCCTTCAATAAGGTGAGGCTCGTCCCTGCTTTGCGCGCTGGGAAACCTGGCGCGGCACATGCGCTTCGACGGTCTATTTCAGTTGAAATGCTAGCTGTGGTCCTAATCCTATTGGCAACCGCAACGATCACTAGTGTAACGACACCACCCGTCAATCTCTAA
- a CDS encoding methyltransferase family protein gives MQGFLIFLGLAVTAMTLAAILWSIAFPERRIWPPRRYTTLTPFFVWVPTFTLFGVLILLGIWGWADLAIPSWLRFGVGLPLILIGNIVVWMEVSHFGVRQTGGAKGTLRTEGMYGYSRNPQYMADIGIVFGWMILSAAPWAIVVGLAGIVVLIAAPFSEEPWLKDQYGSAFEQYASRVGRFF, from the coding sequence ATGCAGGGATTTCTCATTTTTCTGGGTCTGGCGGTTACCGCTATGACCCTTGCAGCAATCCTCTGGTCGATCGCCTTTCCTGAGCGGCGGATATGGCCGCCAAGACGATACACGACACTCACGCCTTTCTTTGTCTGGGTGCCAACATTCACGCTGTTCGGGGTTCTCATCCTGCTGGGTATTTGGGGGTGGGCTGATCTGGCCATACCGAGTTGGTTGCGGTTTGGCGTCGGCCTGCCTCTCATCCTGATCGGCAATATCGTCGTGTGGATGGAAGTCTCACACTTCGGGGTGCGGCAGACTGGTGGAGCCAAAGGGACCCTTCGCACAGAAGGCATGTATGGCTACTCGCGGAACCCGCAGTACATGGCTGACATTGGCATCGTATTTGGCTGGATGATCTTGTCAGCAGCGCCTTGGGCTATAGTCGTAGGACTGGCTGGAATAGTGGTGCTTATTGCAGCGCCATTTTCCGAGGAGCCTTGGCTCAAGGATCAATACGGAAGCGCGTTCGAACAGTACGCGTCACGTGTGGGGAGGTTCTTCTGA
- a CDS encoding metal-sensitive transcriptional regulator: MHNNREATLKRLNRLEGQVRGIARMVEEDRYCVDVLTQIAAVRAALKGVEKLVIDDHASHCIEDALASGDREDQRAKFTELLELLDKARG; encoded by the coding sequence ATGCACAACAATCGCGAAGCCACGCTAAAACGTCTCAATCGCCTTGAAGGGCAGGTCCGCGGAATCGCCCGGATGGTCGAAGAAGATCGTTATTGCGTCGATGTCCTGACACAGATCGCGGCAGTCCGCGCGGCGCTCAAAGGCGTCGAAAAGCTCGTGATAGATGATCACGCGTCACACTGCATCGAAGATGCGCTCGCCTCGGGGGACCGAGAGGATCAGCGGGCTAAATTCACTGAATTGCTCGAATTGCTCGACAAGGCGCGCGGCTAA
- a CDS encoding copper resistance D family protein gives MDGLAPIDTWTLLAILAKSAGYAAALVAIGGPLFVAIFRFAPDDVLRLARQLAVGAALLGLAVLALRFGIRSARISGMGFEGAVDPMMLGLVWDSPLGTAALWRGAGELLILAVLIEGTIGLAASLLGALLVAVSYTLVGHSLGDPRWLLAGLVGVHLLAGAFWIGALAPLHRAAGRTGGAALLHRFGRIASGTVAVLVFAGLTFAWLMIGSFNGLFGTAYGWTLIAKIGVVTALLGLAAKNKLQLVPALSSGEPSASGRLRRSIRMEIIAVALILLATATLTSITTPPVNL, from the coding sequence TTGGACGGGCTGGCCCCCATAGACACTTGGACTCTTCTGGCGATCCTTGCGAAATCCGCCGGATATGCGGCGGCGCTAGTCGCTATCGGAGGGCCGCTCTTCGTCGCGATCTTTAGATTTGCGCCGGATGACGTGCTGCGCCTGGCCCGGCAACTCGCCGTAGGGGCGGCGCTACTCGGTCTGGCGGTGTTGGCGCTCCGCTTCGGTATTCGGTCTGCCCGTATTTCCGGCATGGGTTTCGAAGGTGCTGTCGATCCCATGATGCTCGGCCTTGTCTGGGACAGTCCGCTCGGCACGGCGGCGCTCTGGCGCGGGGCGGGTGAACTGCTGATCCTTGCCGTGCTGATCGAGGGGACCATCGGTCTTGCAGCAAGCCTTCTGGGCGCATTGCTGGTGGCAGTGTCCTACACGCTGGTGGGCCATTCCCTTGGCGATCCGCGCTGGCTTCTTGCAGGTCTTGTTGGTGTGCATCTGCTGGCCGGGGCCTTCTGGATCGGCGCTCTGGCACCCTTGCATCGCGCGGCGGGCCGGACCGGGGGCGCTGCCCTGCTTCACCGCTTCGGCAGGATTGCCAGCGGGACCGTCGCGGTCCTCGTTTTCGCTGGCCTGACCTTTGCCTGGCTGATGATCGGATCGTTCAACGGTTTGTTCGGGACCGCCTATGGTTGGACGCTGATTGCCAAGATTGGCGTCGTTACCGCGCTTCTGGGGCTGGCCGCGAAGAACAAGCTCCAGCTCGTGCCTGCTCTCTCTTCCGGCGAGCCTTCTGCCTCTGGCAGGCTGCGCCGCTCGATCCGCATGGAAATCATTGCCGTTGCCCTGATCCTGCTGGCGACAGCCACACTCACCTCGATTACCACGCCCCCGGTGAACCTTTGA
- a CDS encoding GFA family protein → MLPEQFSGGCSCGAVRYKSEGVARYMGNCHCRDCQQATGSAYFPAVLVKQTDFSLEKGEPKWFERQADRGHAMLRGFCAECGSPLFLINQASEGAMILFAGSLDDPSWYQPSRDIYVKSAQPWDQMDPSLPKADGMPT, encoded by the coding sequence ATGTTGCCTGAGCAATTTTCCGGTGGGTGCTCGTGTGGAGCAGTCCGATACAAATCCGAAGGTGTTGCCCGCTACATGGGTAACTGCCATTGCCGCGATTGCCAGCAGGCCACTGGAAGTGCCTATTTTCCAGCTGTGCTGGTGAAACAAACTGATTTCAGTTTAGAGAAAGGTGAACCAAAGTGGTTCGAGCGCCAAGCTGATCGCGGCCATGCAATGCTTCGCGGTTTCTGCGCTGAATGTGGATCACCGCTGTTTCTGATCAACCAGGCAAGCGAAGGAGCAATGATCCTGTTCGCGGGTAGTTTGGATGATCCGAGTTGGTACCAGCCAAGCCGTGACATTTACGTGAAGAGCGCACAGCCTTGGGATCAAATGGACCCCAGTCTTCCGAAAGCTGATGGAATGCCTACCTAG
- a CDS encoding MauE/DoxX family redox-associated membrane protein, with protein sequence MPKDARDVAEIETNPAEEAVGKTAVLYRMALPDHLCPSGQKARWLLERQGYDVDDRLFRTRAEVDAFKAKHDVNTTPQAWIEGERVGGYTDLREKLTGWDPTATTYRPVLYLFAVAALTAVALSIGFLGAITWQTLGWFISVSMILLGMQKLRDVEGFTTMFLNYDLLARKWVPYAYIYPFVETGAGILMTGMILTWVSAPAALLVASIGAISVFKAVYIDKRELKCACVGGNSNVPLGFVSLTENLMMVGMAVVMLWLMI encoded by the coding sequence ATGCCTAAAGACGCACGCGATGTTGCTGAAATTGAAACAAATCCGGCTGAAGAAGCGGTTGGCAAAACTGCTGTGCTTTACCGAATGGCCTTGCCAGATCATCTATGCCCATCCGGGCAAAAGGCGCGTTGGCTTCTCGAACGTCAGGGCTATGACGTCGATGACCGGCTGTTCCGAACCCGCGCCGAAGTGGATGCCTTCAAGGCTAAGCACGACGTCAATACGACACCCCAGGCCTGGATCGAGGGCGAACGCGTTGGTGGCTACACAGACCTGCGCGAGAAACTAACCGGCTGGGATCCTACAGCAACAACCTATCGACCTGTGTTGTATTTGTTCGCTGTTGCAGCGCTTACCGCAGTGGCACTTTCCATTGGATTTCTCGGAGCAATCACATGGCAGACACTTGGCTGGTTCATCTCGGTGTCGATGATCCTTCTCGGTATGCAGAAACTGCGCGATGTCGAAGGCTTTACCACGATGTTCCTCAACTACGATTTACTCGCGCGAAAATGGGTGCCTTACGCCTATATCTATCCGTTCGTAGAAACCGGCGCGGGTATCCTCATGACCGGGATGATCCTGACCTGGGTGTCCGCGCCCGCTGCGCTCCTGGTTGCGAGTATCGGAGCCATCAGCGTCTTCAAAGCCGTCTACATCGACAAACGCGAGCTGAAATGCGCGTGCGTCGGAGGAAACTCCAACGTCCCGCTAGGGTTTGTCAGCCTCACCGAGAACCTGATGATGGTTGGTATGGCCGTCGTGATGCTTTGGTTGATGATTTAA
- a CDS encoding MauE/DoxX family redox-associated membrane protein, with translation MPKDTRDVADVTTDPATTATGKTALLYRMALPNHLCPAGQKARWLLKSKGYDVDDRLFRERPEVDAFKEEYDVPSTPQVWIEGERVGGYDALRQKLTDYDPDATTYTPVIYLFAVAAATALALSIGFLGTISWQTLGWFISVSMILLGMQKLRDIEGFTTMFLNYDLLARKWVPYAYVYPWVETGAGVLMTGMLLTPLAAPAALFIATVGAASVFKAVYIDKRELKCACVGGNSNVPLGFVSLTENLMMMGMAIVMLVLAVV, from the coding sequence ATGCCAAAGGACACTCGCGACGTTGCAGACGTAACGACCGACCCCGCCACCACCGCTACCGGAAAGACCGCCCTTCTCTACCGCATGGCCCTGCCGAACCATCTGTGTCCGGCGGGCCAAAAGGCGCGCTGGCTTCTGAAATCCAAGGGCTATGATGTCGATGATCGCCTGTTCCGCGAACGCCCAGAGGTCGATGCGTTCAAGGAAGAATACGACGTTCCCTCGACACCGCAGGTGTGGATCGAAGGCGAGCGGGTCGGCGGATATGACGCCCTGCGCCAGAAGCTCACCGATTATGATCCCGACGCGACGACCTACACGCCGGTGATCTACCTATTCGCGGTCGCCGCAGCGACAGCACTTGCGCTCTCCATCGGTTTCCTCGGGACGATCTCGTGGCAGACCCTCGGTTGGTTCATCTCCGTCTCGATGATCCTGCTGGGGATGCAAAAGCTCCGCGACATCGAGGGCTTCACGACCATGTTCCTCAACTACGACCTGCTCGCGCGGAAGTGGGTGCCCTATGCCTATGTCTATCCGTGGGTGGAAACCGGCGCGGGCGTTTTGATGACGGGGATGCTGCTGACCCCGCTTGCCGCCCCGGCTGCGCTCTTTATCGCCACAGTGGGTGCAGCCAGCGTGTTCAAGGCCGTCTATATCGACAAGCGAGAATTGAAATGCGCCTGCGTCGGTGGCAACTCGAACGTGCCGCTCGGCTTCGTAAGCCTGACCGAGAACCTGATGATGATGGGTATGGCCATTGTCATGTTAGTGTTGGCGGTTGTGTGA
- a CDS encoding DUF305 domain-containing protein, translating to MIGTSTVVMYGLMYLNTYALDHIFFSQTRMWMALYMGGMMAIIMLAFMLGMYSNRKANIAIFTGAAIAFAAGIYLVRSQDTVGDVAWMKAMIPHHSIAILTSERANISDPRVRELANAIIEAQRSEIEEMQRYITDIEENGDAAPGTPRTEP from the coding sequence ATGATCGGCACCTCGACGGTGGTGATGTATGGCCTGATGTATCTCAACACCTACGCGCTCGATCATATCTTCTTCTCGCAGACACGGATGTGGATGGCGCTTTATATGGGCGGGATGATGGCGATTATCATGCTCGCTTTCATGCTAGGCATGTATTCCAATCGGAAGGCCAACATCGCGATCTTTACGGGCGCGGCGATCGCCTTCGCCGCCGGAATTTATCTCGTTCGGTCGCAGGACACGGTGGGCGATGTGGCATGGATGAAGGCGATGATCCCGCACCACTCCATCGCGATCCTGACCAGCGAAAGGGCGAACATTTCCGATCCGCGCGTGCGTGAACTGGCCAATGCGATCATTGAGGCGCAGCGCAGCGAAATCGAGGAAATGCAGCGATACATCACAGACATTGAAGAAAATGGGGATGCGGCCCCCGGCACACCCCGGACAGAACCCTAA
- a CDS encoding metal-sensitive transcriptional regulator, giving the protein MKANKEKTLDRLSRLEGQVRGVAKMVESDRYCMDILAQTAAIRSAVLGVEKLVLENHAEHCVESAIASGDAEEQRAKFDELIGLLQKASR; this is encoded by the coding sequence ATGAAGGCCAACAAGGAAAAGACGCTGGACCGCCTGTCGCGGCTAGAAGGACAGGTGCGCGGTGTCGCCAAGATGGTCGAGAGCGACCGCTACTGCATGGATATCCTGGCACAGACCGCCGCGATCCGGTCGGCCGTTCTGGGTGTAGAAAAACTGGTCTTGGAGAACCACGCCGAACACTGTGTCGAATCCGCGATTGCGAGCGGCGATGCTGAGGAACAGCGTGCGAAATTCGACGAACTGATCGGGCTTTTGCAGAAAGCATCGCGGTAG
- a CDS encoding c-type cytochrome yields MTGGLALAGFAAAFVMAQPSDGVGLLSPDDAEVVALGQGIYVAQCAACHGARLEGQPNWRMRGEDGLLPAPPHDATGHTWHHDDETLFTLTKYGLAGLMENAPPSGMPVYEEVLSDEEIIAVLSFIKSTWPSDIREHHDRLNSQSE; encoded by the coding sequence ATGACCGGCGGGCTCGCGCTCGCCGGTTTCGCCGCCGCCTTTGTCATGGCCCAACCCTCCGATGGGGTCGGTCTGTTGTCACCCGATGACGCTGAAGTGGTCGCCCTTGGTCAGGGCATCTACGTGGCTCAATGTGCTGCGTGCCACGGGGCGCGCCTCGAAGGGCAACCGAACTGGCGGATGCGGGGCGAAGATGGTTTGCTACCAGCACCGCCGCATGACGCGACCGGGCACACGTGGCACCACGACGATGAAACGCTCTTCACCCTGACCAAATATGGGCTTGCCGGACTGATGGAGAATGCACCCCCATCCGGTATGCCTGTCTATGAAGAAGTGCTCAGCGATGAAGAGATCATTGCCGTGCTATCCTTCATTAAATCAACCTGGCCCAGTGATATTCGAGAGCATCACGACAGACTCAATTCCCAGTCCGAATAA
- a CDS encoding DUF411 domain-containing protein: MITRRHFTNLSAAALVVAALPARAGTPMHVLASPGCGCCHAWADLARARGYAVTVAELTDPEAQKSERGIPLELASCHTIEADGYVFEGHVPFEALEAVLQDRPDVTGLAVPGMPMGSPGMGDDPSARYDVIAFGGEAGTGTVYYRAGTAQPFDT, from the coding sequence ATGATCACACGTCGTCACTTCACTAATCTTTCCGCAGCGGCTCTTGTCGTGGCCGCTCTTCCTGCGCGCGCAGGTACGCCTATGCACGTTCTCGCCTCTCCCGGGTGCGGATGCTGTCACGCATGGGCCGATTTGGCCCGCGCACGCGGCTACGCTGTCACTGTCGCAGAGCTGACCGACCCCGAGGCGCAGAAGTCAGAACGCGGCATACCGCTTGAACTGGCATCCTGTCACACCATTGAAGCGGATGGATATGTCTTCGAAGGGCATGTTCCGTTTGAAGCATTGGAAGCAGTCCTGCAGGATCGCCCAGACGTCACCGGGCTTGCCGTTCCGGGCATGCCGATGGGTTCCCCCGGCATGGGAGATGATCCGTCCGCCCGTTACGACGTCATTGCATTTGGCGGAGAGGCGGGCACCGGAACGGTGTACTACCGAGCTGGTACAGCACAGCCCTTCGACACGTGA
- a CDS encoding copper resistance CopC family protein — translation MKQIILALVAALAMATAALAHSKAEDTTPAGGATVEAVEVIELRFDDPMRVTAIALTGPDGELDITRETGLDPVTEFRAMPPEDMPAGAYTVDWRGLSSDGHPMQGSFDFTVAD, via the coding sequence GCAGATTATTCTAGCCCTTGTAGCCGCATTGGCGATGGCGACAGCCGCGCTCGCACACTCGAAAGCCGAAGACACGACCCCGGCGGGCGGGGCAACAGTCGAGGCTGTCGAGGTCATCGAGCTGCGGTTCGATGATCCGATGCGTGTCACCGCGATCGCCCTGACCGGCCCTGACGGGGAACTGGACATCACCCGCGAAACCGGCCTCGATCCAGTGACGGAGTTTCGGGCCATGCCGCCCGAAGATATGCCTGCCGGAGCCTACACCGTGGATTGGCGCGGCCTGTCGTCCGACGGCCACCCGATGCAGGGCAGTTTCGACTTTACGGTCGCGGACTGA
- a CDS encoding Crp/Fnr family transcriptional regulator, translating into MLDHWLTSFEGASVRTLDAGAYLFRRNDKVEMAFLVREGQVLLRRALKDGGLLTLHIANAGDLVAEASLFADQYHCDAVTDRTTKFSAIPKAQLLKDLENGSWGGNLSVRAFERTTRELQALRTRIEIMRLRKVTDRLDAYLELNGPPKEGRWVHVSDWIGVTPPALYRELAKRRRDNLA; encoded by the coding sequence ATGTTAGATCATTGGCTCACATCATTCGAAGGCGCATCTGTTCGAACACTAGACGCAGGCGCGTATCTTTTTCGGCGTAACGATAAGGTTGAAATGGCTTTCCTTGTAAGAGAGGGCCAGGTGCTTCTTCGGCGAGCTCTGAAAGATGGCGGGCTTCTCACGTTGCACATTGCCAACGCGGGCGATCTGGTCGCTGAAGCGTCCTTGTTTGCAGATCAGTATCACTGCGATGCGGTGACGGATCGGACGACAAAGTTTTCGGCCATACCTAAGGCGCAGCTTTTGAAGGACCTTGAGAACGGTTCTTGGGGGGGAAATCTATCGGTAAGAGCATTTGAGCGAACGACCAGAGAACTTCAGGCACTGCGGACGCGCATTGAGATCATGCGTTTGCGAAAGGTAACAGATCGGCTGGATGCCTATCTCGAACTTAATGGACCTCCAAAAGAAGGCCGTTGGGTACACGTCTCCGATTGGATTGGGGTGACGCCACCCGCTCTTTACCGCGAGCTTGCGAAGCGTCGACGGGATAATTTGGCATGA
- a CDS encoding copper resistance CopC family protein: protein MIKQFLLGLAVAAAPVVAAAHSKSEATTPADGATVTEVSELSMRFDDPMRIISVTLTATDDDIEIERETGMEPATEFRAVPLDALAPGSYRFDWRGMASDGHPMQGSFSFTVAE from the coding sequence ATGATCAAACAATTTCTTCTTGGCTTGGCCGTCGCAGCCGCTCCGGTGGTTGCTGCAGCGCATTCCAAGTCCGAAGCAACGACACCTGCTGATGGTGCGACTGTCACGGAAGTTTCGGAGCTTTCGATGCGGTTCGATGATCCGATGCGCATCATTTCAGTCACGCTGACTGCAACCGATGATGACATCGAAATCGAACGCGAGACCGGTATGGAACCAGCAACGGAATTCCGAGCAGTGCCATTGGATGCGCTTGCGCCTGGAAGCTACCGTTTCGACTGGCGCGGCATGGCCTCAGACGGTCACCCGATGCAGGGTAGCTTCTCCTTCACGGTCGCGGAGTGA
- a CDS encoding MerR family transcriptional regulator produces the protein MFSIGELSKRTKVKVPTIRYYEEMGLLAEAERTSGNQRRYDKEGLERLSFIRHARDLGFSIEAILSLIELQEHPDRSCQAATEIATSQLTDVRAKIKRLRALEKELVRMSKGCEGDGVAEDCYVLASLADHKLCRREH, from the coding sequence ATGTTTTCTATCGGCGAGCTTTCAAAACGCACAAAGGTCAAGGTTCCAACCATTCGTTACTATGAAGAAATGGGACTTTTGGCAGAGGCCGAGCGCACAAGTGGCAACCAAAGACGCTACGATAAGGAAGGATTGGAACGACTGAGTTTCATTCGTCACGCTCGTGATCTGGGATTTTCGATTGAGGCTATTCTGTCCCTCATCGAGCTCCAGGAACACCCGGATCGTTCTTGCCAAGCTGCTACGGAGATTGCGACATCGCAGCTCACGGATGTGCGCGCCAAAATCAAACGGTTGCGCGCTTTGGAGAAAGAACTCGTTCGAATGTCCAAGGGATGTGAAGGTGATGGCGTAGCCGAGGATTGTTATGTTCTGGCGTCACTCGCTGATCATAAGCTTTGCAGGCGCGAGCATTGA
- a CDS encoding GDCCVxC domain-containing (seleno)protein, whose product MATEDAKVVLQSTLTCPSCGHVETETMPTDACQWFYECKSCQTVMKPLEGDCCVYCSYATVPCPPIQEGKSCC is encoded by the coding sequence ATGGCGACAGAAGACGCAAAAGTAGTGCTGCAATCGACTCTCACCTGTCCATCTTGCGGGCACGTTGAAACCGAGACTATGCCGACCGATGCCTGCCAGTGGTTTTATGAATGCAAGTCATGTCAGACCGTCATGAAACCGCTAGAGGGGGATTGCTGCGTCTACTGTTCTTACGCAACGGTTCCATGTCCACCTATCCAAGAAGGCAAATCCTGCTGCTAA